From Nitrospira sp., the proteins below share one genomic window:
- a CDS encoding 3-deoxy-7-phosphoheptulonate synthase yields MNRPIDNQHILEINALPSPRAIKTKLPITDEAAALVVDTRMAIRRILHGQDRDRLLIIVGPCSIHDPGAAYEYAAKLKPVADALRDRLLIVMRTYFEKPRTTVGWKGLINDPHLDGTCDIAAGMELARTILLKINQSGLPCATELLDPISPQYIADLISWSAIGARTTESQTHRELASGVSMPVGFKNGTEGSLQVAVNAMTSARTPHHFMGINAEGQISIIRTAGNPDRHIVLRGGGGKTNYEAEHVAKAEAAVAGEGIARPIMIDCSHDNSNKDHRRQGLVARDVLRQFREGRNSIMGLMLESNLNPGKQSWKQGVTLAHGVSITDACLGWDETEALLNELAGSIITRPA; encoded by the coding sequence ATGAATAGACCGATCGACAATCAGCATATTCTCGAAATCAACGCGCTCCCCTCGCCGCGCGCCATCAAAACGAAGCTGCCGATCACCGATGAGGCCGCCGCGCTGGTCGTGGACACGCGCATGGCAATCCGCCGGATTCTCCATGGCCAGGATCGCGATCGGCTTCTCATCATCGTGGGCCCCTGCTCCATCCATGATCCCGGCGCCGCCTACGAATATGCCGCCAAGCTGAAGCCGGTGGCCGATGCCCTGCGCGACCGTTTGCTGATCGTCATGCGCACCTATTTCGAGAAACCCAGGACCACCGTCGGCTGGAAGGGTTTGATCAACGACCCCCATCTCGACGGCACCTGCGACATTGCCGCCGGCATGGAATTGGCGCGGACCATTCTGCTTAAGATCAATCAATCTGGGCTTCCCTGCGCCACCGAATTACTCGACCCCATCTCGCCGCAATATATCGCGGACCTGATCAGCTGGAGCGCCATCGGCGCCCGTACGACCGAAAGTCAAACCCATCGTGAGCTGGCCAGCGGCGTGTCCATGCCGGTTGGCTTCAAAAACGGCACCGAAGGCAGCCTGCAAGTCGCCGTCAATGCGATGACCTCGGCCCGCACGCCCCATCACTTCATGGGCATCAACGCCGAGGGGCAAATCTCGATCATTCGCACCGCGGGCAACCCCGACCGCCACATCGTCCTCCGGGGCGGCGGCGGCAAAACCAACTACGAAGCGGAACATGTGGCGAAAGCCGAGGCCGCCGTGGCCGGAGAAGGCATCGCGCGCCCGATCATGATCGACTGCTCGCACGATAACTCCAATAAAGACCACCGCCGCCAAGGCCTCGTCGCCCGTGACGTGCTCCGCCAGTTCCGCGAGGGACGCAACTCCATCATGGGCTTGATGCTCGAAAGCAATCTCAACCCCGGGAAACAATCCTGGAAGCAAGGCGTCACGCTCGCGCACGGCGTCTCCATCACCGACGCCTGCCTGGGCTGGGACGAGACCGAAGCGCTCTTGAACGAGCTGGCCGGATCGATCATCACCCGCCCGGCCTGA
- a CDS encoding TatD family hydrolase, producing MLIDTHTHLDDARYNEDRDAMIARAREAGVEQFITIGCDLATSESAVALAGQHPFVYASIGVHPHEVKHIQDNWYDEFRRLAKNRKVVAYGEIGLDYHYNHSSPKEQRERFREQIQLAHELRLPVIIHTREADADTVAILREEKASEVGGVFHCFSGNAALAHDALDLGFYLSFSGILTFQNATALRDIAKTVPLDRLLIETDCPYLTPVPHRGKRNEPAYVTHVAAQLAAIRSGEVGMDANKIALATTRNAKRLFKIA from the coding sequence ATGCTGATCGACACCCACACGCACCTGGACGACGCCCGGTACAACGAGGACCGGGACGCGATGATCGCCCGTGCCCGTGAAGCCGGCGTGGAGCAATTCATCACCATCGGCTGCGACCTGGCCACGAGCGAATCCGCTGTGGCCCTTGCCGGCCAGCACCCCTTTGTCTATGCCTCCATCGGCGTCCACCCGCATGAAGTGAAACACATTCAAGACAACTGGTACGACGAGTTCCGCCGGCTGGCCAAGAATAGAAAGGTCGTGGCCTACGGGGAAATCGGACTGGACTACCACTACAACCACTCCTCCCCGAAAGAACAACGCGAGCGGTTCCGCGAGCAAATTCAGCTCGCGCATGAACTCCGGCTCCCCGTGATCATTCACACGCGGGAAGCCGACGCGGATACCGTGGCGATATTACGGGAAGAAAAAGCCTCGGAGGTCGGCGGGGTGTTTCACTGTTTCTCCGGCAATGCGGCACTGGCTCACGATGCGCTGGACCTCGGATTCTACCTATCGTTTTCCGGCATTCTCACGTTCCAAAACGCGACCGCCTTGCGGGATATTGCGAAGACCGTTCCGCTGGACCGGCTCTTGATCGAGACCGACTGCCCCTACCTCACCCCGGTGCCGCACCGGGGAAAACGGAACGAGCCGGCCTATGTCACACATGTGGCTGCGCAACTGGCGGCCATTCGCTCCGGCGAAGTCGGGATGGATGCCAATAAAATCGCCCTCGCCACCACTCGCAACGCCAAACGCCTCTTCAAAATCGCTTGA
- a CDS encoding NYN domain-containing protein, giving the protein MATHLIIDGYNLLGGSASSRSEMARESLLQDLAAYRHRKGHALTVVFDGWQQGHPVEQREHRAGVQVVYSRRGEKADQVIQRLVREYGSDCAVVSSDHEIMATARAHGAMTLTAALFMGKLAGRAGSLGTVRGKELDSGEDEAPRRGPEKKGNPRKLPKAQRQRNRQLKRF; this is encoded by the coding sequence ATGGCGACCCACCTCATCATCGATGGCTATAACCTTCTCGGGGGGAGCGCGTCGTCCAGATCGGAGATGGCGAGGGAATCCCTCCTGCAAGACTTAGCGGCGTACCGCCATCGAAAAGGGCATGCCTTGACGGTGGTGTTCGACGGGTGGCAGCAGGGCCATCCGGTGGAGCAGCGCGAACATCGGGCCGGGGTGCAGGTGGTCTATTCCCGGCGGGGGGAGAAAGCCGATCAGGTGATCCAGCGTCTGGTGCGCGAGTATGGATCAGATTGCGCCGTGGTCAGCTCGGACCATGAGATCATGGCGACGGCCAGGGCGCATGGGGCGATGACGCTGACGGCGGCGCTGTTCATGGGCAAGCTGGCAGGGCGTGCCGGCTCGTTGGGAACGGTGCGGGGGAAGGAACTCGATTCCGGAGAGGATGAGGCGCCCCGTCGAGGGCCGGAGAAAAAGGGAAACCCTCGCAAGCTTCCGAAGGCCCAGCGTCAGCGGAACCGGCAGCTCAAGCGATTTTGA
- a CDS encoding N-acetylmuramoyl-L-alanine amidase, with protein sequence MRPRSFFSAHTLLLAGLLCLGSLIPVPFQAASHNAFAAADDGRSHRPHKTKAKGTPASLMPATVQNVRVFSTPGRTRLVLDLDRHIKAVEHQDSTSNDILISLPHTTMSRSARNRLTRGVVPAPFLITQDDARSITVALATGAISRYKHFALENPPRLVVDVTPAAPASPATPAPAIATPEPREPAPAASEPPQPTVPQTKPYKTIVLDAGHGGKDPGARGLHGTEEKDITLKVALLLRDLLSKQPGVRVLMTRDQDVFVELGDRAKFANEHDADLFVSIHVNSHPSRAVKGIEIYHFGRAKDQRALEVAARENGTPLNSTGTGVEYLLADLLTTKKIEESLELAWTTKESMVARMNGHYEINDHGVKTAPFYVLRYTSMPSILAEIAYISNPSEETLLRKHTFVRDVAESLLQGVKSFLASGKPTAR encoded by the coding sequence ATGCGCCCACGGTCCTTCTTCTCGGCCCACACTCTGCTCCTGGCAGGCTTGCTCTGTCTGGGCAGTCTCATACCGGTTCCGTTCCAGGCTGCTTCGCACAACGCCTTTGCCGCGGCCGACGACGGCCGATCCCACCGCCCGCATAAGACCAAAGCCAAAGGGACTCCGGCCTCACTGATGCCCGCCACGGTTCAGAATGTCCGTGTCTTTTCGACCCCGGGGCGCACCAGACTCGTACTCGACCTGGATCGGCACATCAAAGCCGTGGAACACCAGGATTCAACTTCCAACGACATTCTGATTTCGCTGCCCCACACGACGATGAGCCGCTCTGCGCGCAATCGACTCACCCGCGGCGTGGTACCGGCGCCCTTTCTGATCACACAAGACGACGCTCGCTCCATCACCGTTGCCCTCGCAACCGGGGCCATCAGCCGCTACAAGCACTTTGCGCTCGAAAACCCTCCGCGGCTCGTCGTGGATGTCACCCCAGCCGCGCCCGCCTCACCGGCGACTCCGGCTCCAGCCATCGCCACACCGGAGCCCCGCGAGCCAGCGCCGGCCGCCAGTGAGCCGCCGCAACCAACCGTGCCGCAAACGAAACCGTACAAGACCATCGTGCTGGACGCCGGGCATGGGGGCAAAGATCCCGGGGCGCGCGGCCTTCATGGCACCGAGGAAAAAGATATCACCCTCAAAGTCGCCTTGCTCCTGCGCGACCTCTTGAGCAAGCAACCGGGCGTACGCGTGCTGATGACCAGGGACCAAGACGTGTTTGTCGAGCTGGGAGACCGCGCGAAGTTCGCCAACGAGCACGATGCCGATTTGTTCGTCTCGATCCACGTCAACTCCCATCCCTCCCGTGCCGTCAAAGGCATCGAGATCTACCACTTCGGACGGGCAAAGGATCAACGGGCTCTTGAGGTGGCCGCCCGAGAAAACGGCACCCCCCTCAATAGCACCGGGACCGGCGTGGAATATCTGCTCGCAGATCTGCTCACCACCAAAAAGATCGAAGAATCGCTGGAGCTGGCCTGGACGACCAAGGAATCCATGGTAGCCCGCATGAACGGCCACTATGAGATCAACGACCACGGAGTCAAAACCGCGCCGTTCTACGTCCTGCGCTATACCAGCATGCCCAGCATCCTGGCCGAGATCGCCTACATCTCCAATCCCTCGGAAGAAACGCTCCTGCGCAAGCACACGTTTGTCCGCGATGTCGCCGAGTCGCTGTTGCAGGGGGTGAAATCATTCCTGGCCTCCGGCAAACCGACGGCCCGATAA
- the truA gene encoding tRNA pseudouridine(38-40) synthase TruA produces MPTIKLTLEYEGTQYAGWQRQLNQPTIQEALETAIKNVTQQTISVVAAGRTDAGVHALGQVVSFRIDREMTPYEWIKALNAHLPPDISIRAVELPSADFHARHKATGKLYRYRILNRSERPALERRGLWHVHRPLHDDAMNQAARHLIGVHDCSSFETQPTENEDPICHIQQLTITRDGHELRIDIYANRFLKQMVRSIVGTLVEVGIGRRPATSMQDILAARDRSKAGKTAPPQGLYLVRVDY; encoded by the coding sequence ATGCCGACGATCAAGCTGACACTGGAATACGAGGGCACACAGTACGCCGGCTGGCAGCGCCAGCTCAACCAGCCCACGATCCAGGAAGCGCTCGAAACGGCGATCAAGAACGTGACGCAACAGACGATCTCGGTCGTCGCGGCCGGACGCACCGATGCCGGCGTCCATGCGCTCGGGCAGGTCGTCAGCTTCCGGATCGATCGTGAGATGACGCCCTATGAATGGATCAAAGCCCTCAACGCCCATCTTCCGCCGGACATCTCGATCCGTGCTGTAGAATTGCCCTCAGCGGATTTTCACGCCCGGCACAAGGCCACAGGGAAACTCTACCGATACCGCATCCTGAATCGCTCCGAGCGGCCCGCGCTCGAACGGCGTGGCCTATGGCACGTCCACAGGCCGTTGCATGACGACGCCATGAACCAGGCGGCGCGCCACCTGATCGGGGTTCACGATTGTTCCTCGTTTGAAACGCAGCCCACCGAAAACGAAGATCCGATCTGCCATATCCAGCAGCTCACGATCACCCGCGACGGCCACGAACTCCGCATCGACATCTATGCCAACCGGTTTCTTAAGCAAATGGTCCGCAGCATCGTCGGCACGCTGGTGGAGGTCGGGATAGGAAGACGCCCGGCAACCAGTATGCAAGACATCCTCGCCGCCCGCGATCGCTCAAAAGCCGGCAAGACCGCGCCGCCGCAAGGACTCTATCTCGTTCGGGTGGACTACTAA
- a CDS encoding PsiF family protein: MKIASMIVLSLFLAVMGLAPMVSEAAEQQNKMKACNEQANAKGFGEGKGEERKAFMKECLSAKPVKDGKTAQQEKMKACNKEAGEKQLKGDERKKFMSTCLSN; encoded by the coding sequence ATGAAGATTGCCAGCATGATCGTGCTCTCGCTGTTTCTGGCCGTAATGGGTCTGGCGCCGATGGTCAGCGAGGCCGCTGAGCAACAGAACAAGATGAAAGCCTGCAATGAACAGGCGAATGCGAAGGGATTCGGCGAAGGAAAAGGCGAAGAGCGGAAGGCGTTTATGAAGGAGTGTCTCTCTGCGAAGCCGGTCAAAGACGGGAAGACGGCTCAGCAGGAGAAAATGAAGGCGTGCAACAAAGAGGCGGGGGAGAAACAACTGAAGGGTGACGAGCGGAAGAAATTCATGAGCACCTGCCTGTCAAACTAG
- the cysE gene encoding serine O-acetyltransferase, with the protein MLNAIRQDLKAVFDRDPAATSRLEVILTYAGFHALLIYRIAHWLKIHGVPFFPRALSQLARWLTGIEIHPSAKIGTGFFIDHGMGVVIGETAEIGDYVTLFQGVTLGGTGKERGKRHPTLGNHVVVGAGAKILGGIKIGDNVKIGANSVVIKNVPPNSTVIGVPARVIKTQGERLPDVTMDQTNLPDPINDRFAALEQELIELRKKLESRDSQLPF; encoded by the coding sequence ATGTTAAATGCCATTCGACAAGATCTGAAAGCCGTGTTCGATCGGGACCCGGCGGCCACGAGCCGTCTGGAGGTCATTCTGACCTATGCCGGTTTTCACGCCTTGCTGATCTATCGCATTGCCCATTGGCTGAAGATCCATGGGGTGCCGTTCTTTCCGCGAGCCTTGTCTCAACTGGCCCGTTGGCTCACCGGCATTGAAATCCATCCTTCCGCCAAGATCGGGACGGGGTTCTTCATTGATCACGGCATGGGCGTCGTGATCGGCGAGACGGCAGAAATCGGTGATTACGTCACGCTCTTTCAAGGCGTCACGCTTGGCGGCACCGGCAAGGAACGCGGGAAACGGCATCCGACGCTGGGCAATCACGTGGTCGTCGGCGCAGGCGCCAAGATCCTCGGCGGTATCAAAATCGGCGACAACGTCAAAATCGGCGCGAATTCCGTCGTCATCAAAAACGTCCCGCCCAACTCCACGGTCATCGGAGTGCCGGCCCGCGTCATCAAGACGCAGGGCGAGCGATTGCCCGATGTGACCATGGATCAAACGAACCTCCCTGATCCCATCAACGATCGCTTCGCCGCGCTTGAGCAGGAGTTGATCGAACTCCGCAAGAAGCTGGAGAGTCGCGACTCCCAACTGCCGTTCTAG
- the ispF gene encoding 2-C-methyl-D-erythritol 2,4-cyclodiphosphate synthase — protein MTTKIRVGCGYDVHPLGSGRKLILGGVEVPHSKGLLGHSDSDVLVHAVCDALLGAMGEGDLGRHYPSSDQKYKGISSLKLLEDVMGKLAKKGYRVVNVDTIIVAQAPRLSTFLSAMQTQMAQVMGIDADLVNVKVKSGEGLDAVGREEGMQAHAVCLIEAVYPS, from the coding sequence ATGACAACGAAAATTCGGGTGGGATGCGGGTATGACGTGCATCCCCTCGGCAGCGGGCGCAAATTGATTCTCGGTGGAGTCGAAGTGCCGCATTCCAAGGGGCTGTTGGGCCATTCGGATTCGGATGTGCTGGTGCATGCCGTGTGCGATGCGCTGCTCGGCGCCATGGGGGAGGGCGACTTGGGCCGTCACTATCCCAGCTCCGATCAGAAGTACAAGGGCATTTCCAGCTTGAAGCTGCTCGAAGATGTGATGGGCAAGCTTGCGAAGAAGGGCTATCGCGTCGTCAATGTCGATACGATCATTGTGGCCCAGGCGCCGCGGTTGAGCACCTTTCTCTCCGCCATGCAGACGCAGATGGCGCAGGTGATGGGGATCGATGCCGATCTCGTGAATGTAAAGGTGAAAAGCGGAGAAGGCTTGGACGCGGTGGGGCGCGAGGAAGGCATGCAGGCCCATGCCGTCTGTTTGATTGAGGCGGTGTACCCGTCGTAG
- the ispD gene encoding 2-C-methyl-D-erythritol 4-phosphate cytidylyltransferase translates to MARSVLPRQTPRVVAVVPAAGKGLRMGGAVPKQFLALGGEPIVVHSLRALQSAACIHEIILAVPQADLDYCLNDLAVRYGLSKITKVVPGGKERQDSVRHALDHVSDDTEIVVVHDAVRPFLTVSMLDGVVAAAREVGGAIVALPMRDTVKEVGAGHRITRTVDRQPLWLAQTPQAFRRGWLQEAHRKAHAEHVHATDDAFLFEWAGHPVVVVEGSGENIKVTRPEDMIIGEAILGARKGGQSGGR, encoded by the coding sequence GTGGCTAGGAGTGTTCTCCCGCGCCAGACTCCTCGTGTGGTCGCCGTCGTGCCTGCAGCCGGCAAGGGGCTGCGGATGGGTGGCGCCGTTCCCAAGCAGTTTCTGGCGTTGGGCGGAGAACCGATCGTCGTCCATTCGCTTCGCGCCCTTCAGTCTGCCGCCTGTATTCATGAAATCATTCTCGCCGTTCCTCAAGCCGATCTCGACTATTGCCTGAACGACCTCGCGGTCCGTTACGGATTGTCCAAAATCACCAAAGTGGTGCCGGGCGGGAAGGAACGGCAGGACTCCGTCCGCCACGCACTGGATCATGTGTCGGATGACACGGAGATCGTGGTCGTGCACGATGCGGTGCGGCCTTTTCTGACGGTGAGCATGCTGGACGGGGTGGTGGCGGCGGCGCGGGAAGTGGGCGGCGCGATCGTGGCCTTGCCGATGCGGGATACCGTGAAGGAAGTCGGCGCTGGGCATCGCATCACGCGGACGGTCGATCGGCAGCCCTTGTGGCTGGCGCAGACGCCCCAGGCCTTTCGGAGGGGATGGCTGCAAGAGGCGCACAGGAAGGCCCATGCCGAACATGTGCATGCGACGGACGATGCGTTTCTCTTTGAATGGGCCGGCCATCCCGTGGTCGTGGTCGAGGGGAGCGGGGAGAACATCAAGGTGACGAGACCCGAGGATATGATCATCGGGGAAGCGATTTTAGGAGCCCGCAAGGGCGGGCAGTCTGGAGGTCGGTGA
- a CDS encoding TRAM domain-containing protein yields MVSRAIFILLSALAGMALFLRAENASGAFWLYGFGIGAVTGGLIVAGEYALRTFSFGIIVGGTAGLAAGLLMTGLVEWVGGEIFDVETFLFHIGGLVFLLGFPYLGLVMGARFGQERFPGPKQRPADLSGSSTSLKVLDTSVIIDGRVADLCETGFLEGTFLVPQFILNELQHIADSSDSLKRARGRRGLDVLNKIQKMAGVDVRIVDEDFPNVKEVDAKLVVLAKKVGGSIMTNDLNLNKVAELQGVRVLNINELCNALRPVVLPGETIRVFVLKEGKEAGQGVAYLDDGTMIVVDNARRCIGRNVDVVVTSVLQTTAGRMIFTRLKEETEREELQVARG; encoded by the coding sequence ATGGTATCGCGAGCCATATTCATCCTTCTCAGTGCGCTGGCGGGAATGGCCCTGTTTCTAAGGGCCGAGAATGCCAGCGGAGCGTTCTGGCTCTACGGGTTTGGAATCGGCGCGGTGACGGGCGGGCTCATCGTAGCCGGTGAGTACGCCTTGCGGACGTTTTCTTTCGGCATCATCGTCGGTGGGACGGCCGGGTTGGCAGCCGGGCTGCTGATGACGGGACTGGTCGAGTGGGTCGGCGGGGAAATCTTCGACGTCGAGACGTTTCTGTTTCATATCGGCGGGTTGGTGTTTCTGCTGGGGTTTCCCTATCTGGGGCTGGTGATGGGGGCGCGGTTCGGGCAAGAGCGATTCCCCGGCCCCAAGCAGCGGCCGGCGGACCTGTCTGGAAGTTCGACCAGCCTCAAAGTGCTGGACACGAGCGTGATTATCGATGGCCGCGTCGCGGATCTCTGCGAAACCGGGTTTCTCGAAGGCACGTTTCTGGTGCCCCAGTTCATTCTGAACGAACTGCAGCACATCGCGGATTCCTCCGATTCGCTCAAGCGAGCGCGCGGCCGCCGCGGTCTTGATGTGCTCAATAAGATTCAGAAGATGGCCGGCGTGGATGTGCGGATTGTGGACGAGGATTTTCCGAACGTGAAGGAAGTGGATGCCAAGCTGGTGGTGCTGGCGAAGAAAGTGGGCGGCAGCATCATGACCAACGACTTGAATTTGAATAAAGTGGCGGAGTTGCAAGGGGTGCGCGTGCTCAATATCAATGAGCTCTGCAATGCCCTGCGTCCGGTCGTGCTGCCGGGGGAGACGATCCGTGTGTTTGTGTTGAAGGAAGGCAAGGAAGCCGGGCAGGGCGTCGCCTACCTCGATGACGGCACGATGATCGTGGTGGACAATGCGCGCCGGTGCATCGGCCGGAATGTCGATGTGGTCGTCACTAGTGTGCTGCAGACCACGGCCGGCCGGATGATTTTTACCCGGTTGAAGGAAGAGACCGAGCGAGAGGAGTTGCAAGTCGCTCGTGGCTAG
- a CDS encoding DegQ family serine endoprotease: MMDRHYQSPKPGRRWIVPAVLLTAGMIIGFVVASDLGWLPTGHAVPDSAPPQVRPVSTAPQPILPGMGTQSFVEIAKAVKPAVVNIYATKTAGKGEGPHATPFDDPFFRKFFGDEFFRRFEQQQPPQQKERKERGLGSGVIVESNGLIITNNHVVGKADEIRVTLSDKREFKAKLIGTDPKTDIAVVKIDATGLPTVAWADSDLLEVGEFVLAVGNPFGLTQTVTLGIVSALGRAAGIAEYEDFIQTDAAINPGNSGGALVNVRGELAGINTAIFSQSGGNMGIGFAVPSNMARSIMDQLVKTGKVVRGWLGVSIQELTPELAAQFGVSDTKGVLVSDVMDESPAKKAGFERADVILEYDGKPMDSPTHLRNAVAQTPVGKKVAVKLIREKKPKTLDVTIVEQPKSIAQAGEEEAAESAAPTGVLADVDVRELTDDLAGRYGIKSGERGVVVVRVKSGSTAEETGVREGDMIVEINRQAVTSMKAYERIAAKLPSDQAVLLLLKRQGRTIYLTLRP, from the coding sequence ATGATGGATCGTCACTATCAGTCACCCAAACCAGGTCGTCGCTGGATCGTGCCCGCGGTGCTCCTGACCGCCGGGATGATAATCGGATTCGTGGTTGCCTCAGATTTAGGCTGGCTGCCGACCGGCCATGCCGTGCCCGATAGCGCTCCTCCTCAGGTGAGACCGGTGTCCACGGCGCCGCAGCCGATTTTGCCGGGGATGGGGACCCAAAGCTTTGTGGAGATCGCCAAGGCGGTGAAGCCGGCGGTCGTCAATATTTATGCGACCAAGACAGCCGGCAAGGGTGAAGGCCCTCATGCCACGCCATTCGACGATCCCTTCTTTCGCAAATTTTTCGGGGATGAATTCTTCCGCCGCTTCGAGCAGCAGCAACCGCCACAGCAGAAAGAACGCAAGGAGCGCGGGCTGGGATCGGGCGTCATCGTCGAGTCGAACGGCCTCATCATCACGAACAACCATGTGGTCGGCAAGGCCGATGAGATTCGCGTCACCTTGTCGGATAAGCGGGAGTTCAAAGCCAAGCTCATCGGAACCGATCCGAAGACGGACATTGCCGTGGTGAAAATCGACGCAACCGGGTTGCCGACGGTGGCCTGGGCGGACTCCGATCTCTTGGAAGTCGGGGAATTCGTGCTGGCTGTGGGGAATCCCTTCGGACTGACGCAAACCGTCACGCTGGGCATTGTGAGCGCCTTGGGCCGGGCGGCGGGGATTGCCGAATATGAAGACTTCATCCAGACCGATGCCGCGATCAATCCGGGCAATTCCGGCGGCGCGCTGGTGAATGTGCGTGGTGAGCTGGCGGGCATCAATACGGCCATCTTCAGTCAAAGCGGCGGCAACATGGGGATCGGCTTTGCCGTGCCCAGCAACATGGCGCGCTCGATCATGGATCAATTGGTGAAGACCGGGAAAGTGGTCCGTGGCTGGCTGGGCGTGTCGATTCAGGAACTGACGCCCGAATTGGCGGCGCAGTTCGGTGTGAGCGATACCAAGGGTGTGCTGGTCAGCGATGTGATGGATGAGAGCCCTGCCAAGAAGGCTGGCTTCGAGCGGGCTGACGTGATTCTGGAGTATGACGGGAAACCGATGGATTCGCCCACGCATCTGCGGAACGCGGTGGCGCAAACCCCGGTCGGGAAAAAAGTCGCGGTGAAGCTGATTCGTGAGAAGAAACCGAAGACGTTGGACGTCACCATCGTCGAGCAGCCCAAGTCCATTGCCCAGGCCGGTGAGGAAGAGGCGGCGGAGTCGGCCGCGCCGACCGGTGTGTTGGCCGACGTGGATGTGCGTGAACTGACGGACGATCTTGCCGGCCGCTATGGCATCAAGTCCGGTGAACGAGGAGTGGTCGTGGTACGGGTCAAGTCCGGGAGCACGGCCGAAGAAACCGGGGTGCGAGAAGGCGATATGATCGTCGAGATCAACCGCCAGGCGGTGACGTCGATGAAAGCCTACGAACGGATCGCCGCCAAGCTCCCGAGCGATCAGGCGGTGCTGCTCTTGTTGAAGCGGCAGGGACGGACGATTTATCTGACGCTTCGACCATGA
- a CDS encoding class I fructose-bisphosphate aldolase, whose amino-acid sequence MADRVQEILSWYESDNAGTKANLARMLRHGKLAGTGKLVILPVDQGFEHGPARSFAPNPAGYHPHYHFQLGIDAGCNAYAAPLGFLEAGASHFAGQIPLILKLNNHDVLHDEKDPLPSVTSSVRDALRLGCVAVGFTIYPGSAHCQTMYEQLRAITEEAKASGLAVVVWSYPRGSSLSKEGETAIDVGAYAAQIAAQLGAHIIKVKLPTAHLEQAAAKKVYESTQIPIKTLAERVKHVVQSSFDGRRIVIFSGGAKSEDKNVFDEARAIRDGGGFGSIIGRNSFQRPKAEAVKFLHTIMGIYAGEIQ is encoded by the coding sequence ATGGCAGATCGGGTGCAGGAGATTCTGAGCTGGTATGAAAGTGACAATGCGGGCACCAAGGCGAATCTGGCACGCATGCTGCGGCACGGCAAATTGGCCGGGACGGGCAAGCTCGTCATATTGCCCGTCGATCAGGGCTTTGAACATGGTCCGGCCCGCAGCTTTGCGCCGAATCCGGCCGGCTATCATCCGCACTATCATTTTCAGCTGGGCATCGACGCCGGGTGCAATGCCTATGCGGCGCCGTTGGGGTTCCTCGAAGCGGGTGCCAGCCACTTTGCCGGGCAGATCCCGCTGATTTTGAAATTGAACAATCATGATGTGTTGCATGACGAGAAGGATCCGCTGCCGTCTGTGACGAGCAGTGTCCGGGATGCGCTGCGGTTAGGCTGCGTCGCGGTGGGATTTACGATCTACCCGGGGTCGGCCCATTGCCAGACCATGTATGAACAATTGCGCGCCATCACGGAAGAAGCCAAGGCTTCCGGTCTGGCGGTCGTGGTCTGGTCCTACCCCCGTGGCTCCTCGCTCAGCAAAGAAGGGGAAACGGCGATCGATGTCGGGGCCTACGCGGCGCAGATTGCGGCGCAATTGGGCGCGCATATCATCAAGGTGAAGTTGCCGACCGCGCATCTGGAGCAAGCCGCCGCCAAGAAAGTCTATGAGTCCACCCAGATTCCTATCAAGACCTTGGCGGAGCGGGTCAAGCATGTGGTGCAGAGTTCCTTCGACGGCCGCCGGATCGTCATTTTCTCGGGCGGCGCGAAGAGCGAAGACAAAAACGTCTTCGACGAAGCGCGGGCTATCAGGGATGGGGGGGGATTCGGCAGCATCATCGGGCGCAATTCCTTCCAGCGCCCCAAGGCCGAGGCCGTCAAGTTCCTTCATACGATCATGGGGATTTATGCCGGGGAGATTCAATAG